A segment of the Epinephelus fuscoguttatus linkage group LG23, E.fuscoguttatus.final_Chr_v1 genome:
agccagtcagtggcaaaaacaaacacttttggtgGATCTACATTGACAATGGGCAATTGCCCCAtatggttacattgcagcctgtttcgctgctgccagctgctgcGGTCTAATTCAATACttgaacacaaaaacatgagaaactggggtccaggttgaaaaatactaaagttaccctttaaagtaTTCATCGTGCAGTTAATTGtcttctgtcagtgttttaccatTATATCTGATTTTTCTGTATTAATATTACGACAGCATcaatgtgtatgttgcattttactgctgtagatgtttaaggaTGTGCTCATTTTGATTCTGACCACTTCCCCCACATAGGAACCATGCACTGTGGTGGTGGTTGGTATCACATTGTAGTCATTaggcatctttttgtggttattttgtgtttttatgttgtcattttggatctctttgaggtaattttgtttcttcttttttttggtcactttgtgccgctttgcagtcattttgtgtctccttgtgtttgCTTTGTATCTGtcgtccttttgtgtctctttgtgattgttttaccagttttcgcagttattttgtgtctccttgtagttcctttgcatctcttcgtggtctttctgtgtctcttcctggttagTATGTGTTCATTTCAGTGACgactgtgacaagtcaaaatgtctgaaaaGGGGCTGTAgcttaaacacatttaaaggcacactgctgcatttcctcAAAACATTCATACTTGTCTTGAAAAAGGCCCTCATTCACTCCAAACGTTCAACTTGTTGTGTGTCAAACTTGATTACCTGACTCACATACAGTCAGCCAGTTATGAATTATCTCTTAAAGCCAATtgaatcaaaacacaaacaagaaaaaatacaaaCCCACAAATTTAGGAAAGTGTCAGTTATTTGTACATACTCTGTTTTTATTGAACTCCCAAAGCTATACTTTCCCTTTCCTACTTTACATTCTTCATGTTCTCCTCTCACTTTGTGTTTTCCAGGTTTAAATTGAATATATGGGATGTAGGGGGTCAGAAGTCGCTGCGCTCCTACTGGAGGAACTACTTTGAGAGCACAGACGGGTTGGTGTGGGTAGTGGACAGCGCGGACAGACTCAGACTGGAGGACTGCAAGCAGGAGCTCAGTTCACTGTTGCAGGAGGAGGtacacacacgtatacacacaTGTTGGGTGAAGTGGTTATTTGCAGATCTTTCATTTTGGTTTTATACCCACATTTTTACAGATTTATGGATCCCCCCTTATATCTCCTCTCATTTTACAGTCAGCCACAAAGAGACCGTATTGGATAACAGCAAAGAACAATCTTTATGGTCATGCCTTGTAATTGTTATATCAATCTCTGTAGTTGACTGTATCCTTTGCTCCATGCAGAGGTTAGCTGGTGCAACACTGCTGGTGTTTGCCAACAAACAGGATTTACCAGGAGCCCTGTCAAAAGAGGCAATACGAGAGGTGAGTTTGAATCCTGCATTGCAGTGAGAAAACTTTTCCCAGAAATGTCAGATTACACTTGCATTATCCAGACATTGTACCTTACAGTGTACATGCTCTCATTGTGTGTTCTCTTGCAGGCGCTGGCCCTGGATGAGATCAAAAGTCATCACTGGTGTATCATCGGCTGCAGTGCAGTAACAGGAGAGAACTTGTTAGCTGGAGTGGACTGGCTATTAGATGATATTGCTGCGAGGATCTTCACCGCCGACtgagtgtgtctgttttttttgtttgtttttttaaacagcagCATCTCATGTTGGGTGAGCTCTGACACGACCCCAGGCTCCTCACTGGACTGCAGATCCTACATATCAAAATAGAGATTAACacttgaattttttttgttccatCAGCTACTTGAGGTGATGCATGGTTACAGGAATCACACCTGGCTTTTAtagatatttttatttactaTTGACAGACACAGTTGATTCAGATATTTTGCAGTGGGAAAAGATGAGCAGTGTGTGATTctatcaaaatgtcacacacactgaaacctAAATAACGCTTGTTTACAGCAACGTAATGACTGACATGAACCTCTTTGCTCCCACTTTTATACTATGTGGTACATCAGATTGTCAGCTGATGATTTTTGCTTTGATCAAAAGTGTTTTAACAAATTTAAAATGCCATCTGAATAAAGATTGCTGTCACTATTGCTATCTACAGGTTCATAAACTACAGGTGTGTCATATGCTCACCCACAGACAAGTTTATACTAGTATCTCACACATTATTTTGGCAGTGTAGTGCCAGTCTTTTGGTCACAGTTTTACTTTAATCTGGAGGCCGGACAAAAGTGCTCTTTCATGACTATAGACAACTCAGTATTTAATTTGATTCATTGCCTGATATAACGACCCACAttaacatgcacactaatattccattattattctaaatataacactgaatttaataggggtcatgtaaacagcttattcTGTTTGGGCCTTCAGAATTAGGCCTTATGCCAAATGTAGCATTTTCCTGATTCAGACAAGTGATAAGCTGATATAATTTGGGTTTTAgaagcattctttggacatgtatacagcacattaGGTATATGCATCTCAATTCAGGACTACAAGGCTGAACGCCTAAAGGAAAGGctcacatttctggtcagaagtAACACTTATCTACAGGTTTTTAGGTACTTATGCAAACATCAAAACGCTGACCCCTCCAAGGTTGTGGCTGAAGAAATAGAAGGTGGCAGCTGTGGCTGTGTTTGCACCAACCAAGTCTGCCATGTTGGacatttttggggggaaaaaacttGATGCAAATAAAGATGACAAGTGGCTCCAGCTGTtttcacttttccatattttgacagCACCATGTTGGAACAGTCTACACAGCTGCATGTGAATCACCATATTAGTGGTACATGTATTTTCACAAGTCATGTGAACAGCTTAGTAATCTTTTACAAGGGCAAAAACTGAAatttagtgtgcatgtaaacaacaCCCTCCATGCCAGTCATGAAAATAGAATCCAAATCTCATGTAGGTTTGATATTTCCCACCTAGCAGGCATCCTCAATGTATTGTGTAGAATACcagttgtcattttatttttgtagatCTGCAGTGATCAGTTCAGACATTAGCACTTTGTGCATTAATCATTTATACATTTGATAGTTTGCACTAATGTAGTTACGGTTTAGAATGTTCTCGTTTTGATGTTATGTTCCCACAAAGTCAAATATCAGTGGCAACTGTAGATTACCGATCCCCCACTGCATACTACTATACATGCCATGTCACTGGATACAGTATCAGACCACACAAAATAAGCTGTACTGAAACAGTGCTTTATTTGAAATTGACACCATTAAACCATCCCAGATATCTTTTACACAATTGAAATGAGAAATCACTGCAACATGATGTGACATCATGAGGAACTGCAGTCATGCTGGCAGCTGAACGCAGCTGATGGATCTTCATGATGGCATCCAGGTTCTGTCTCGAGTCTGCAGAGAAAGACCAAATCTTAGAAATGGTGGCAAAAAACTAACACATTGTTCAACTAAAAATGTTAACTTTGATCAGAGGGGATACCAATCAGTCATGAATTCTCAGACTGGGGCGGTAATAAGTCACTCATCACTTCTACACAGATTTAGATGTTCAATTGGAGACCAAGTATACTGACACTCAAATACCTCCCATATCAACCACAATATTGTTCTTTTCGTCACCAACCTGAGCTGACGCAGCACAAGATGAGTGATGAGTTCACACTGCCAGACCTATGAGAGAAAAGAGATTAGTTCAATGGGCCAAGCTTTTTATACACATTGAAAGTATCTATAATTGCAACATTTGCTTGTCTACATTTTGCAATGTAGGACTTTGCTTCTGGGATGTGATCAGCCATATTTCTCAGTCACCCTTACAGCCAGCACTCCCTCCATCAGAACTCCAGGAGGTCACTTTACACCTGTGGCAGTGGGATCAGGGTTCTCAGTGCCATACTGGGTCAACAGGAAGGGGAGGCCGACTCAAGGATTAAGGGATGCCCGTGTGCTAACATCCCTTGACTGAAGTATAGCATCGTGTCATCATGTCACAATCCCAGAAACATGATTTGCTCATTTACCTGCAGCAGTCCTAGGTGTTGGTGCAGTTCCTCAAACAATCATGAAACCTGCAACAAGGAAAACAGGTTTGTCAATCCAGTTTGAGGAGCGTGAAGAACTAAATTTCAATTTTGGTGTGATCAGAGGGGATACCAATCAGTCATGAATTCTCAGACTGGGGCGGTAATAAGTCACTCATCACTTCTACTTAAGAATTTGGACATTAATTGGAGGTTAAGTATGGTCCTCATGACCGCAATCCCAAAAACAATGACTAATTGCTAGTTTACCTGCAGCAGTCCCGGGTGCTGCACCGCTCCCCCACAGACAAATTGGATGGCATCATCTAACCTGCAAACAGTGACAGTGGTTAGCCTATCCATTTTGATTAGCATCATAGACGTTCATTAACTCTGGTATGATCAGAGGGGATACCAATCAGTCATGAATTCTCAGACTGGGGCGGTAATAAGTCACTCATCACTTCTACATAAGTAAACAACTCTACACTGACAAGGCACCTACCTCAACTGCGAAAAGCCTGTCTGTCCCGATGCCTTTGTCCTCAGTTCTGCATCAACGCAGACctttaaataatacaaaaagttaaaattaacGGTTTACCTGCCTGCTGGTGCAAAGAATTATTGTTCAGGAATGTGATCAGTATTTGGTTTTCAGTCAAAACTTCAAGGTTGCAAACAGTCCAACCCGCCAGACCGCCCATTAGGGAGCCGATGATCACTTTACACCTGAAAGCTCGTTCCAGGGTTCTCAGTGTCTGGTCGGGCCAACTGGAGGTCTGACGGGGCGTAACTTGGAAAGTCTGGCACCAGGAAGGGGTGCTGACTGCTCGTTCGTTCGGACAGTCATCCTCCCACACTCCACAATGATAATGATGCTGTGATGCTGAAGGTTCAAACATACCCAAGTCATCGTGTTTCAAATGATTCCTCCGACAGGCAGATCGGCCCTAATGGGTGAAAGAGGAATTGTTAGAGCACGTCACAGCACTGCAGGTGATTCAAGTGTTGTTTCCAAGCATGACATTTAATGTGATGCAAACACTCCAAATGCAGTTCTGAAACTATCTAGTTGGTTCCTCTTCTAGACTTAAGTAATTACATCTCATTGGGCTCTTAATACCCCCTTCACACAAAATCTGTCACATTTATGTCATTTGTTTCCATTCAGACTGTTGGTAACCCCAACGAGTCTTCCCCTTATTGCCAAGGTAACACCAGTGGGTTCACCTTCTCAGGTTCTGGCATTGATCCAAGGCGTAAGACACGTGCGGGTGTCATCATGAAGGAAACATCTCATTCAGATTCTTCGGGCCACGTGCCAACTGCATAACCACAGCACTGACAGTGACGTCAATGCGCAAGGGCTCACTCACCTGTGCAAACACTCGTGTCTGGAGAAGCATCTTCTACAATTTCCAAAGCCAGGTACCTGCAATAGACGAGACGGTCAGCCCTGAGCACAAGGTGGTTAAGTTCTACACTATTGAAACATTGACCTCCACTGATGTCAGATATTCCATTTCTCAACAGCAGTTCAGACGAACGAGATTCCAAATATATCTCATCATTTTCAGCAGGTCTGGAAATAAGGGCTATTGCTACCATGTTTCTAAAGTAGTTAACAGACATCTTACCTTTGACCAGAACATCGAGTATGCTGCTGAGGTACTCAATGGACCTGTAGGAAGAGGACATTTAATTCACTACACAGTATTCAAAAGTAACCCAACTTAATGTTTCTTAACACCAATTTGCAGGATTTTTAAAAGAATGAGAATTTAAGTAAATGCAGTTGCTCAGCTGTTCTTGTCGTTTCACATCGGTTCAAAGTGAGCTAAGTATCATCATCATTGCAACTGCATTATGaaaggaaatgtgcattaaaatgagggagaaaaaaaaaaatccttaccATGAGGTTTTAATGGGTGCCTCCCTCTTCAAGAATCCACCGCAAACAGCCCTGCACAAGAAACTGGCATTTCAGTAGAGTTCAACAATGACTTCAGACATATTGAGATTCAAGTGTTTGATCAGGGCTTTGGTGACAAACTGCCATGTGACATTAGTCGTCCAGCTGTTTGATGGGTTTTACCCCATTTCATCCTTTCAAACTGTCAAAACATTAGCCTCTTCACTGCCTGTTCAAGATGGAAATATCACACCGTTGTGCTGCCTCTGTGTTTAAGGGACAGTCACAGTATGGGACAGAGTGGTCTTGCTTTTAATCCACCATGGGAGGTGATAACAGCACTGAAACAGTCTGTATAAACAAGATGGAATCATGGGTGGCACATGGAcagggactttgtagcagccCTATAACGCAATCTCCGCATAAAAGGGCTACTGTTGGGGAAATCAACTCTAAAGTGGCGATTAATTTCCCTGCAACCAAAATGACTTCAGCTTCATAGGAGGAGAGGCTTTTCTACTACTTCAATCCCACACTCATGTCAATACTTACATGTACGATGTCCATGTGGCATCCTTCCTCAAACGTCATGTCCCAGCTAGGAGATAAAAAGCAGCCTGTAAATCACCTATAGGCATCAAATGTGTTCTAGCTTTTCAACTAAGGGTAATCAGATAAAGGCTGACATCACTGGAATCAGGCATATGCTTGTCAATTGTAATCATCATGTTTATACCCCTAGACTGACAaaactttaaaatatatatattttactcaCCTCTCTGTACTTTCCAGCTGCTTTGAAGACTTCAGTGAGTTGACCACAGGGACCAGCCTACAAAGACAATCAATGGTTAGCCAAAAACGAAGTAAATCTGAGCTTCTGTTATTTCAAGGGCTGATCAGATAAATAACCTAGCATCACAATAATCAGGCATATGCTTGTCTATTTTAAAACTCAGTTATGGCCCTTGTTGGACTGAGCTTTCCCCGTTGCTTCAATTAAGCTCACCTGCCAGAATCCTTCATTCTTTATCTTCATCTTTGATCTTTCTTGATTATCTGAGGGGAAAAGTAAGCCACTGATTAACACAAGGACCCTTAAAATAGCTGATGAACAATTGACTTTAGTGATCACGTGGCTCCATGTATGCCATTTTGACTATAGAGTACACAGACAACTAGTGCATTATGCGGTGCTCATTTGCTACTCAGAATCTGGTAAAGAATTTTCTTCAAAGGCTGATTCGGTAAGAGAGAGTTCAGGgattcatcactgcagcaacGAGCTCATGAACAAGTGCCGTGCTTTGCAAATCTACTGAAATTAACCAAGACGAGTCTGAAATACACAAAAGGTTCAAAAAATGTACCTTATGTGGAGAGTTCCAACCTCTTCTCTCACCtagaaacagaaaaatgcatttcatgGGTTGTGAGTCAACTTAACATGTGTACACTAGTAAGATTAGTTTCATGCTACTCAGAAATAGAGAGATAAAGCTTCCTCAAAGGATTTCAGTGAGAGAGTTCAATTTAAACATCACTGTAGCATGAGACTCCATGTTAAACCATGCTATGCCTCTAACTTCCAATTTGTATTTCTGATATGACAGTGTGTCTAAACTAACAGTGTAAAGGAGGCACGTGGAGTAGAATAATTACCTTTGCAGCAAACAGCTTCTGGATCTTTCTTCATCTAAAAACAGGCAGAAAGTATAGCTTTAGCAACATGTTGCTAGCAGGCATTTTCGCTGACCGGCCAACACGTGACCGCTCCATGCAACGTGTTCAGGACGGCATGAGTCAGTAAAATAGATATAATTTAAGTGTCTCACATCAGAATAATTAAGTGCAGTCACAGTCATTCAGTACAGGTCTGTGTAATTATCATCATTGAGAGACACTTTTAGCAGCCAGACAGAACCAGCAGCGGCCATTTCTGCACGAGTTTACCACGAGTTAAATTTGCGTTAACCAATAAATATTACATGCAGCATTTAGCAAACATGTTGTAATTAATGTTATAAATACTCAGGAGAGTAACATAATGTGTTTCGGTGCCGGATGGTTCAGGATTGCGGCCCGCTCTGATCGGTGCGGCACTGAAACGCTGCACTTAAGCTGCAAGCTAACACACAACCTTAGATTGTATATAGGTTGGAAAGGGTGAATCCCAATTGCATATTAACTGTATAGTCAAAGCAAGAGCTTTCTAAAGTTAACAACATAATAAAGGAATGTTTGTAAAGAATTAAGTGTTAAGGAGCAATGCGTATGATCTTACCTTCGACAGAGTACAGAGGGAAGTGAACGAGGAAGCAGGTCCGTCTGGGCTTTATGTCCGGCTGGAGGACTCCTCCCACCCGGGAAACTTTTACCGGGAAAACGACTCAAACCTTTATCAATATTTAGCTACGGACAAATTAAACTCgacagaacaaaatgttttatatacgATAATCTCAACGTCTGTGGAGAGAGGTGTTTAATTTACACACGGGGACGAATTTAAAGTAAGTGTGCAGAGTTCATTTTACTGCGTCATTTCCGTTAATAAAAAGTAATATTCTTAATATCCACACGGTGGCAGCAAAGACACCGCACCGGCAAATAGACCAGCAGACTGCTACCTTACAAAGATTTAAAGTTATATAATGTAtgcaataataatataataatataataatatatataataatataacgttttttcaattattattattaaaataatattatcaAGAATGTTAactatgtttcctttttttagttttacttatgtttctgttgtaaaaaaaaaaacaacaaaaaaacattttatcacCTGTCATTAAGCTTCTTGTTCTCTGtaccatttaaaaaatacagagcAAAAACTGAGCAAAGATATACCTATATATATTTGTAggataaacacaaataaatatacacacacagtcactttAGATCATTTGATCATTGATCCTAGACTCTGGGGGGTGGGCCAAAGGCAAAGAAGCCCATCAAGGCCCCACATTCAAATAAAACGCATGGTCAATTGTGCTTGATCAAATgtcataattatttatttattaaaaaataacaacaccattcacacacacacacacacgtgcagagTAGATAGAAAAGGCCCCACGTCACAGTTTCAGCATTCATGTGTCCATGAGAGTTTGCTGTGAAGTAATTTTCATCATCCACCCATGTCAACAAGGATCTGCTCTGACCCCAATTTTTTGTAACTGTGTAGACTGTGTGCATAGCAAGCGTGCTGACCGTGCATGCTCCAATCTCTTGTTCGACACTTTGGTCCAGTCCAAAACACTGTGGTcaagccagctgcagctgctgcactgCAGCAAAGTATGTTTGAAGTTGGATATTTGACAGACAGTCACTCCTGACCCAACAGCAGCTTTGTAGTAgctgagttgagttgagttgagttgagttgagttgagtagTAGGATGGTAAGCTCACCTCCCAGTCCTCCAGTTTACTGCCAGGGGCTGACACAGACCGTTGATTGTCCAATGAACAGAACTGCGTGCGCATCTGCGTGACAGTAGCTATCAGCAGATGTTGCATGCCGAAAGTATGTCCAAACCTTTAGAGGGGCTTTGAGGCACCAGTGGTACACCATATAATGCCTTTATGTGAGGTTCAAGTGGGTTTGTAGTTATAGTCATTGCAAAATGTGTCAATACGTGTGGCCATCGAAGGCCCCttttcacatatttttgttgAGGAGGGTCCACATGTTTGCCTGGCTTGCCTCTCCTGATGGTGCACACCTGCTACCTAGTACTGTATGTATCTTATTGTTTTGcatat
Coding sequences within it:
- the arl2 gene encoding ADP-ribosylation factor-like protein 2; translated protein: MGLLTILKKMKQKEREMRLLMLGLDNAGKTTILKKFNGEDVSTISPTLGFNIKTLEHKGFKLNIWDVGGQKSLRSYWRNYFESTDGLVWVVDSADRLRLEDCKQELSSLLQEERLAGATLLVFANKQDLPGALSKEAIREALALDEIKSHHWCIIGCSAVTGENLLAGVDWLLDDIAARIFTAD